Proteins co-encoded in one Chitinophagales bacterium genomic window:
- a CDS encoding ABC transporter ATP-binding protein, translated as METIISLHNLVKRYPVGEGEFTALSDINLQFQKGEFAGFVGPSGSGKTTLLNIIGSLDSPTEGTAMVMGKDIAKLSHKESAMLRNKHIGFIFQVFNLLPVYTVYENVEFALLLQNIPEAERKKRVMEALEWVGLTKLAQKKPDKLSGGEGQRVAIARAIVKRPQILLADEPTANLDAENAHIILKIMKRLNKELDTTFLFSTHDEKVMKYLDRIVSLRDGKVEEDELQFDARQKM; from the coding sequence ATGGAAACAATCATTTCATTACACAACCTAGTCAAACGGTATCCCGTAGGAGAAGGCGAGTTCACCGCTTTGAGTGACATCAATTTGCAATTCCAAAAAGGAGAATTTGCAGGATTTGTGGGACCCAGCGGTTCAGGCAAAACCACTTTGCTAAACATCATCGGCTCATTGGACAGCCCAACCGAAGGAACGGCAATGGTCATGGGAAAAGACATCGCCAAACTATCGCACAAAGAATCCGCCATGCTGCGAAACAAACACATCGGATTCATCTTTCAAGTCTTCAATCTGTTGCCCGTTTACACCGTTTACGAAAACGTGGAATTTGCCCTTTTGCTGCAAAATATTCCTGAAGCCGAGCGCAAAAAAAGGGTTATGGAAGCCTTAGAGTGGGTAGGATTGACCAAACTCGCCCAAAAGAAACCCGACAAACTTTCGGGTGGAGAAGGGCAGCGAGTAGCCATTGCAAGAGCGATTGTGAAACGTCCACAAATCCTATTGGCAGACGAACCCACCGCCAATTTAGATGCTGAAAATGCCCACATCATTTTGAAGATTATGAAACGATTGAATAAGGAGCTGGATACTACTTTCCTCTTTTCGACACACGACGAAAAGGTGATGAAATACCTTGATAGAATTGTGTCTTTGCGGGATGGGAAGGTGGAAGAAGATGAACTTCAATTTGATGCAAGACAAAAGATGTAA